A genomic window from Denticeps clupeoides chromosome 11, fDenClu1.1, whole genome shotgun sequence includes:
- the LOC114799233 gene encoding sodium- and chloride-dependent GABA transporter ine isoform X3 has translation MGVGAEERESAKLRRDETELAPVDAAQPAAAAAAAAAEGRATWGRRLEFVLASVGYAVGLGNVWRFPYLCYRSGGGAFLIPYIVMLFLCGIPLLFMEFVIGQYSRLGPVHALARVCPLLKGVGVATVVISFILCTYYNVLMTWALYYLLNSFGSPLPWQSCNNTWNAVGNCSTGFPGNATHLQSASQQFFDYKLLDMTKGIEEAGGIRWELFGLLVLAWAIVYLCIFKGVKSTGKVVYFTATFPYFILIAFLINNVQLPGAHDGIMFFLKPVWSKLLEVQVWVNAAAQIFNSIGIGFGSMISMASYNKINNNILRDTFIVALTNSATSILAGFVIFSAIGYMAHIHNLSVDNIATDGPGLVFVVYPEIFSTLPVPQVWASLFFIMLLCLGLDSQFAMVEVAITCFMDGFSSKPFRFLRRKELLVLAVCAVGLLLGIPHITRGGIYVFQLMDHYTAVVSLMFLAFFEVLAVCWLFGVRRLSLMVKTMMG, from the exons ATGGGAGTGGGCGCGGAGGAGAGGGAGTCCGCGAAGCTGCGGCGAGACGAGACGGAGCTGGCGCCGGTGGACGCCGCGcagcccgccgccgccgccgccgccgccgccgcggagGGCAGAGCCACGTGGGGCCGGCGACTCGAGTTCGTCCTGGCGTCCGTGGGCTACGCAGTCGGCCTGGGGAACGTGTGGAGGTTCCCGTATCTCTGCTACAGGAGCGGAGGAG GTGCCTTCTTAATCCCATACATAGTCATGTTATTTCTTTGTGGAATTCCCCTGCTTTTCATGGAGTTTGTGATTGGCCAGTACTCACGGCTAGGGCCGGTTCATGCTCTAGCCAGAGTCTGCCCTCTTTTAAAGG GTGTGGGGGTCGCTACTGTGGTCATCTCTTTCATACTCTGCACCTACTACAACGTTCTCATGACGTGGGCCCTTTATTACCTCCTTAACTCTTTTGGGAGTCCATTGCCGTGGCAGTCCTGCAATAATACATGGAACGCTGTGGGGAATTGTTCCACTGGCTTTCCAGGCAATGCCACCCACCTGCAGTCTGCTAGTCAGCAGTTCTTTGA CTACAAGCTGCTGGACATGACTAAAGGCATTGAAGAGGCGGGAGGGATTCGTTGGGAGCTGTTTGGCTTGTTGGTTCTGGCCTGGGCTATTGTTTACCTCTGCATATTCAAAGGAGTTAAATCTACAGGAAAG GTTGTATATTTTACAGCCACATTTCCATACTTCATTCTGATTGCTTTTCTAATAAACAATGTGCAACTTCCTGGAGcccatgatggaatcatgtttttcttgaagccTGTGTGGAGCAAGCTGCTGGAAGTCCAG GTGTGGGTCAATGCTGCTGCCCAGATATTCAATTCAATTGGCATTGGATTTGGCAGCATGATTTCAATGGCAAGTTacaacaaaataaacaacaatattCTAAG AGACACTTTCATTGTTGCCTTGACAAACTCTGCCACCAGTATCTTAGCTGGATTTGTGATATTCTCTGCCATTGGGTACATGGCACACATTCATAACCTCTCTGTGGACAACATAGCAACTGATG GCCCAGGTCTTGTGTTTGTTGTGTACCCTGAGATTTTTTCCACCTTGCCAGTGCCCCAGGTGTGGGCTTCATTGTTTTTCATCATGCTGTTATGCCTTGGACTAGACAGTCAG TTTGCCATGGTGGAGGTGGCAATCACATGCTTTATGGATGGGTTCAGCTCAAAGCCATTTCGATTCCTGAGGAGGAAAGAGCTCCTGGTCCTcgctgtgtgtgctgtgggCTTGCTCCTTGGCATTCCTCACATTACAAGA gGAGGCATTTATGTGTTCCAGCTCATGGACCACTATACAGCAGTGGTGTCACTAATGTTCCTCGCCTTCTTCGAGGTTCTTGCTGTATGCTGGTTATTTG